The DNA region TGATGAGGCCGATCAGTACGTGAAAGTGCCGGATACCCTGGACGTCTGGTTTGACTCAGGGTCAACCCACGCCTCCGTCGTGGATGTGCGTCCGGAGTTCGCCGGTCATGCCGCGGATATGTATCTGGAAGGCTCCGATCAGCACCGTGGCTGGTTCATGTCTTCTTTGATGATTTCCACCGCGATGAAAGGCAAAGCGCCGTATCGCCAGGTACTGACGCACGGCTTTACCGTTGATGGTCAGGGCCGCAAAATGTCCAAGTCCATCGGTAACACCGTTTCGCCGCAGGATGTGATGAACAAACTGGGCGCCGACATTCTGCGTCTGTGGGTGGCATCAACTGACTACACCGGTGAAATGGCCGTTTCGGATGAGATCCTCAAACGTGCTGCCGACAGCTATCGTCGTATTCGTAACACCGCGCGCTTCCTGCTGGCGAACCTGAACGGGTTTGATCCGGTAAAAGACATGGTGAAACCGGAAGAGATGGTGGTACTGGACAGATGGGCGGTCGGCTGCGCGAAAGCGGCTCAGGAAGATATCCTGAAAGCGTACGAATCCTATGATTTCCACGAAGTGGTGCAGCGCCTGATGCGTTTCTGCTCCGTTGAAATGGGCTCGTTCTATCTCGACATCATCAAAGACCGTCAGTACACCGCGAAAGCGGACAGCGTGGCGCGTCGCAGCTGCCAGAGCGCGCTGTACCATATCGCGGAAGCGCTGGTACGCTGGATGGCACCGATCATGTCCTTCACCGCAGATGAAATCTGGGGCTACCTGCCGGGCTCCCGTGAGAAGTATGTTTTCACCGGCGAGTGGTACGAAGGTTTGTTCGGTCTGGCGGATAGCGAAGCGATGAACGATGACTTCTGGGACGAGCTGCTGAAAGTGCGCGGCGAAGTGAACAAAGTTATCGAACAAGCGCGTGCGGATAAGAAAGTGGGCGGTTCTCTGGAAGCGGCAGTGACCCTGTACGCGGAACCTGAACTGGCTGCCAAACTGACCGCGCTGGGCGACGAATTACGATTTGTCCTGTTGACCTCCGGGGCGAAAGTCGCTGACTATGCCGGGGCTTCTGCTGACGCGCAGCAGAGCGAAGTGCTCAAAGGGCTGAAGATCGCCCTGAGCAAAGCCGAAGGTGATAAGTGCCCGCGTTGCTGGCATTACACGACGGATGTCGGCAAGGTAGCGGAACACGCAGAAATCTGCGGTCGCTGTGTCAGCAACATCGCCGGTGACGGCGAAAAACGTAAGTTTGCCTGATGAGTAAGCCTCTTTGTTCAACAGGGCTACGCTGGCTGTGGCTGGTGGTAGTCGTGCTGATTATCGATTTGGGCAGCAAGTACCTGATCCTCCAGAATTTTGCTCTGGGGGATACGGTGCCGCTGTTCCCGTCGCTTAATCTGCATTATGCGCGTAACTATGGCGCGGCGTTCAGCTTCCTCGCCGATAGCGGCGGCTGGCAGCGCTGGTTCTTTGCCGGTATTGCGATCGGTATCTGTGTCATTCTGGCGGTGATGATGTACCGCTCCAGAGCGACGCAGAAGCTGAATAACATCGCGTATGCGTTAATCATTGGCGGTGCGCTGGGGAACCTGTTCGACCGCCTGTGGCATGGCTTCGTTGTCGATATGATCGATTTCTACGTCGGGGACTGGCATTTTGCTACGTTTAACCTCGCCGACAGTGCGATTTGTGTCGGTGCGGCGTTGATTGTGCTGGAAGGTTTTTTACCCTCCAGAGAGAAAAAAGCCGCATAACCATTGCCGGGCGGCGGCGTAAATGCCTTATCCGGCCTACAAAATAGCGTGAACCTTGTAGGCCCGATAAGCGCAAGCGCCATCGGGCAAACCGGTGAGTCACAACAAGTGAGCAACCTGCATGTCTAAATCAGTACAGAGTAACAGTGCGGTGCTGGTGCACTTCACCTTAAAACTCGACGATGGCTCCACCGCAGAGTCAACCCGTAATAACGGCAAGCCCGCGCTTTTCCGCCTGGGGGATGGTTCTCTGTCTGAAGGACTGGAGCAACATCTTCTCGGACTGAAAGACGGCGATAAAACCACCTTTTCCCTGGAACCGGATGCTGCGTTTGGCATCACGACGCCTGACCTGATTCAGTACTTCTCGCGCCGCGAATTTATGGACGCAGGCGAACCTGAAATCGGGGCTATTATGCTTTTTACCGCAATGGACGGCAGTGAGATGCCTGGTGTGATCCGTGAAATCAATGGTGACTCCATCACCGTTGATTTCAACCATCCGCTGGCCGGGCATACCGTTCATTTTGATATTGAAGTGCTGGAAGTCGATCCGGCACTGGAGGCGTAAAATGCAGATCCTGTTGGCCAACCCGCGCGGCTTTTGCGCCGGTGTAGACCGCGCTATCAGCATTGTTGAAAACGCGCTGGCCATCTACGGCGCGCCGATTTATGTTCGTCACGAAGTGGTGCATAACCGTTACGTGGTCGACAGCCTGCGCGAGCGCGGGGCGATTTTCATCGAACAAATCAGTGAAGTGCCGGACGGCGCGATCCTTATCTTCTCCGCCCACGGTGTTTCTCAGGCGGTGCGCAACGAAGCGAAAGGCCGCGATCTCACCGTCTTTGACGCAACCTGTCCACTGGTGACCAAAGTGCATATGGAAGTGGCGCGCGCCAGTCGTCGTGGTGAAGAGTCAATTCTGATTGGTCACGCCGGGCATCCGGAAGTCGAAGGCACGATGGGGCAGTACAGCAACCCGGAAGGGGGCATGTATCTGGTTGAATCGCCGGAAGATGTTTTTTCGCTTAACGTGAAAAACGAAGGCAAGCTCTCCTTTATGACCCAGACTACGCTCTCTGTGGACGATACGTCAGACGTGATTGACGCGCTGCGTCAACGCTTCCCGAAAATCGTCGGCCCGCGTAAAGATGACATCTGTTACGCCACCACGAACCGTCAGGAAGCGGTGCGCGCGCTGGCAGAGCAGGCGGATGTCGTGCTGGTGGTGGGGTCAAAGAACTCGTCTAACTCCAACCGCCTGGCCGAACTGGCGCAGCGGATGGGGAAAGCCGCGTTTCTGATTGACGATGCGACCGATATCCAGGAAGCCTGGGTGAAAGAGGCGCAATGCGTGGGTGTCACCGCGGGCGCGTCGGCACCGGATATTCTGGTGCAAAACGTCATCACGCGCTTGCAGGAGCTGGGTGGCGGCGAGGCTATCCCGCTGGAAGGGCGTGAAGAGAATATCGTTTTCGAAGTGCCGAAAGAGCTGCGTGTGGATGTTCGTGAAGTAGAATAATTTAGTTCACGCTAATCTATGCGAAGATGCCGGGTCTGATACCCGGCATTTTTTATGGAGGAATCATGCGTCTGCCCATTATTCTCGACACCGACCCGGGCATTGATGATGCTGCGGCGATTGCCGCCGCGCTGTTTGCCCCGCAGCTCGACCTGCAACTGATGACCACGGTCGCCGGTAACGTCTCCGTGGAGAAAACCACCCGCAACGCTCTGCAACTGCTGCATTTCTGGAATGCCGATGTGCCTCTCGCACAGGGGGCTGCGACGCCGCTGCTGCGGTCGCTACGCGACGCGGCTTATGTCCATGGCGAATCAGGCATGGAAGGCTACGATTTTGTCGAGCATGACCGACAACCGCTGGCGAAACCGGCGTTTATTGCCCTTCGTGACGCGCTGATGAGCGCCCCGAAGCCGATCACGCTGGTGGCTATTGGTCCGCTGACGAATATTGCGCTACTGCTGATGCACTATCCGGAATGTACCTTCAATATCCGTCGTCTGGTGATCATGGGTGGTTCTGCCGGACGGGGGAACTTTACCCCTAACGCTGAATTTAATATCGCGGTTGATCCGGAAGCGGCCGCCCGCGTATTTCGCAGCGGCATTGAGATTGTGATGTGCGGACTGGATGTCACGAATCAGGCGATGTTGACGCCGGACTATCTGGCAACGCTTCCCACCCTTAATCGCACCGGGAAGATGTTGCATGCCCTGTTCAGCCACTATCGCAGTGGAACAATGCGCACCGGCGTGCGGATGCACGATCTCTGCGCCATCGCCTGGCTGGTACGACCGGATCTGTTTACCGTGAAGCCGTGCTTCGTTGCGGTTGAAACTCAGGGGGAATATACCGCCGGGACGACCGTGGTGGATATTGAGGGACGGATGAACAAACCGGCGAACGTACAGGTCGCTCTGGATATTGATGTTTCCGGTTTCCAGCAGTGGGTGGCGGAGGTTCTGGCACTGGCACCCTAAGGAGTGTGATACGCCCCGCACTCTGTTGACAGAACAGGCAGGTTAATCGATTAATCTGCTATTCTGATTCTGTTGTTCTCCTCGGGCCGGAGACACATATGAATCATCTATTTATCCAGCCACCGCAGGTGGAATGGGCAAGCGGCGCGTTGACAAAAGGGCCGCTACTGCATAAATCAACCCGTATTCGGGATCTCACCGGCGTTTTCGTCGATGACCCCGCCCGGCAACGACTGGCGGGCGAACATGTGGTGTATGACGTTGAGATCCTGGCGACTTCCCCGGCGGAAGGCGAACTCTATACGGGCGTTACTCATCTTTATCCCGGACGCGTCGGCGGCGAATATTTCATGACTCGCGGGCACTTCCATGCGCGCCGTGAACAGGGCGAAGTCTATTTTGGCCTGCGCGGGAATGGGCTTTTGCTGCTGCAAAATGAGCAGGGGCAAGCGCGACTGGAAAGCGTCTGTGCCGGGTCAATTCATATCATTCCAGGTTTCACCGCACACCGGTTGATCAACACCGGAAGCGAAGTACTCTCTGCGCTTGCCGTCTGGCCCGGTGTGGCCGGGCATGATTATGCGGCGCTGGCGAAGGGGTTTGCTCTCAGAGTCTTTGAGGAAAACCAGCAGACTCAGGTGAGGGAGGTGCAGAATGGCTGATTCTGCGCATCTTTACGGTCTGGATATGACCGTGCATCGTCATCCGCTTGGCTTTAGTTATGGGGATGATGTGACCGGGCCGATGCCGGAAATTCGCCGACTCGATCAGATTCGTGCTTCACTGCGCGATCCGCAGTGCGAGGGGCCGGAAGAGGTGTACGCTATCGCGATGGATGTGGCGCGAATGCAGGATCGTGAAGAGCTCAAAAAACGCATGCTACTGTTTGGCGTGGTAACCTATGCGGCGGGTCGGTTGGGCGAAGAACCGATTCGCAGCCAGGGACATGTGCATCGCGTGAGTCAGCACAGCGGGTGGTCTCCGCCGGAGTTGTATGAGATCTGGCAGGGGAAAGCGATCATCTACATGCAGGAATATGTCGGTGACGATCCCGGTCGCTGCTTTGCGGTGATTGCCGGTCCTGGTGAAAAAGTGCTGGTGCCGCCCGGTTGGGGACATGCGACGATATCCGCAGATCCGAATGCGCCATTAACCTTTGGCGCGTGGTGCGATCGGGAATATGGTTTTGAGTATGAGGCCGTGCGGGCGCATAAAGGACTGGCATGGTATCCGTTACTGCAGGGTAACCACGTTATCTGGCAGCATAATCCGCGCTACATTCCCGGACGATTGCAGGCCGTTACGCCCCGCCAGTATACGGAGTTTTCACTCACTTCTGCGCCAATCTATCAGCAATTTATTACCGACCCGGGACGCTTTCAGTTTATCTCTCGTCCGGATAAGTATGCAGGGCTGTGGCAGAACTTCCATCCCTGAAAGCCGGGGCATTGCCCCGGTTGTTCAGTCTCGTCGAGATTAACCTGCAAACAGGCCTGTTGCGACGCCAAGCGCGGCCAGTATCAACAGCAGAACCATCGCTTTCACCGGCGAGACGCCGCGTTTCGCCATCAGATACCAGGTGCCGAGAACGACCACCAGCGGGAGCAGTTGCGGGAAGATGCCATCCAGCATCTGCTGAACATGGATATTCACGCCATCTTTGGTAATAAACTCCATCCCGGTTCCAAGCTTCACGTAGCTTGCCGCGACGCCGCCCATGACGAAAACGCCCAGCAGTGATAAGGCTTCACGCAGACGAGTAGACTTGCTGCTCACCAGTATTTCCACCGAGCCGGAGCCCATCTTGTAGCCTTTCAGAAACAAGAACCATGAGCCGGGAATGATGATGGCGAGCCAGGCGACGGTATAAAACAGCGGACCCAGGATATTGCCGCCCGCCGCCAGCGCCATGCCGATACTGAGCAGGATTGGGATCAGCATACCGGGGATCATCGAGTCGCCAATCCCGGCAATGGGGCCCATCAGGCCAACCTTCAGGGTGTTGATCGTCTCCCCGTCGATTGGTTCGCCGTTCGCTTTTTTCTCTTCCAGTCCCAGCGCCATTCCGTTCACGATGGCGCCAATCTGGGGTTCGGTATTGTAGAACGATGCGTGTCTACGCAACATTTCGGTTCGCTGCGCGGCATCGGGATAGAGCTTTTTCGCCACCGGCAACATGCTCAGACAAAAGCCAAAAGACTCCAGACGTTCAAAACTCATTGACGATAAGTTATGCATCATCCAGGCACGCCAGCAGCGGCGAAGATCTTTACGGGTAAGCGTACGTTCTTCCATCAGAATTCATCCTCATCATCGCGGGTAACCGCCGTCGCGTTTGTCGCCTGCGGCGGTTCCGGCTTGTAGTTATAGTGAATCAACGCCAACAGTGAACCGACGATCACCAGCGCGACCATGTTGAGTTTTAAAAAGACGATGCAGACGAAACCGACGAGGAAGTAGATCAACATGGTGTAATTTTTGATGATCTGCTTGAGCAAAATCGCAATCCCGACGGCAGGCAGAATGCCGCCCAGTACGTTCATCGTCGACAGAACGATCTTCGGCAGGCTGTCCATAAAGCCGCTGATGTACTGGGCGCCGAAGTAAACCGCAATAAAGGTCGGCACAAAACGCAGCACAAAGTTCGTCACCTGCGGCCAGATAGCACTGTTCAGGTAAATTCCCCGCTCATCGCCCCGTTCCAGCGCCGTGTCGGCGCGATGGTTCCAGAAAGAGTTCAGGACCATCATTGCATTAAACAGGATGGTTCCGGCAATCCCGATGGTGGCGGCCAGCGCGACCGCCACTTCCGGACCTTTACCTGAGAGGATCCCCAGCGCAATAGCCGGATAAGCCACAAAGTTGAGATCGGCGGGCATTGAGCCGCCGGGCGTCACCATCGCGATATATACCGCCTGAACCGCAACGCCAATCATGATCCCGGTTTTCATGTCACCAAGAATAATCCCGACCAACGTGCCGGAAATCAGCGGTCGGGTGATCAGATACCAGCCGCCCGTCAGCCCCAGAAGCCAGGGACTGCTGAGGGCGCCGAGATAACACAGAATACCAATCAACATCGCTTCGATAATCATCGTCCGCTCCTTATTTCAGCTTCTGGCGCGCATCCTGCCAGCTGTAGCAACTGGCATCCGGCACCAGCCGGAATTCAACCTGGTGCCCGTGCTGCGTCAGCCAGTCAAAGGCGGCGATCTCATGCGCATTGACTGACTGATTGGGGCCAATTGTCGTCGTATCGGCACGTGCGCTCATCGGGCCGACGTTGATTTTGCCGTTGGCATTGCGCAGGCTGATACCCGCTTCTTCGATGCGCATCAGCGTGACCGGCGACTTGCCAATCACGAAATAGCGTTTCTCACTGGCGATCACTTTGGGCAGTTTCTCAATCGCGGTGGCGGTATCAAATAACCAAACTTTAGTGTCCTGCACCGCGCCTTTCATCACTGAGGAGAGTAGCGGATCGGCCGCGACGGCATCGTCAATGGCGACAATGCCGTCGCAGGGCAGCTCTTTGGCCCAACGTGTGACGAGCTGCCCATGAATAACGCGGTCATCGATACGGACAAAAGAAATACTCATAATGGTTTCCTTTAAAAATCATCTGACTGCACGGAATAAACCGGGGCGGCTTTCGTCAGCGTGGGGGCAGTTAACGCCAGCAGTGTTTCGGCTGCGGCATGAACATCCGTAAACGGGCTTATCTCCTCGCTTAACAGCAGCATCGGGAGATTCACCCCCGCCACGACAGCGATGGGAGGCACCGTTTGCGGCGAAAAAGCGTGCTGGCAGGCGACATTCCACGGCGTGCCACTTTGCATATCGCAGAGCACCAGTACACCGTCAGCGTGTTGTCCCGCATTCGCCAGCACCTCGCAAAAGCGCACTTTAAACCCTTCGATACCGGCCTCTTCGCTGAGCGTCACGGCGTAAACATGCGGTAATTCGCCATAAACCATTTGTCCGCTAGCGAGAAGCGCGTCTGCCAGAGGACCGTGGCTGGCGACAATAATGTGGATCATCGGCTTATCCTCTTACCCAGGCTTTGATGGTCGCCAGTTGCTGGCCGACGCTGTCGCCGGAAGGTGAAATTCGGTATTCCCCAACGGCGGCGGGGATGATAAAGGTCTCTGCATAGTGAACGATAAACGGGGCAAATGCGCCGCTCGGGCTGTCAACCACCGCCTGCGCGCCTTCGACCAGATTCAGAACGTTAACCCCACCGTGAGTATGGTGCGTCACCGGCGTCGTAAACCAGTGCCGACGGGTTTCGATAAACTCTCGTTCGTGCATCCCGGTTCTTTCTTCCCGCCAGCCGTCCCCTTCAGCAATGGGCTCAATGCGATTGATCAGATTGTTGTTAACCCACTGCGTATCGCGCTGCCAGTCAATGACCTGCTGCCCATGATCCAGATGGACGGGACGCGGTAATCCGTCCAGACCCAGACGTCCCCAGTCCCACAGTTTGAAGGTGAAAATATACGGCGTGGCGCTGATCTCCAGCACCATCGTCCCGGCCCCCGAGCAGTGCACGGTTCCGGCGGGGATGAGAAAGTGATCGTGCTTACGCGCGGGGATTCGATTGACAAAGCGTTCGTCATCAAAGGCTTTCTCGCCTCGTCCCGCCGCCCGCAAATCGTCGAGCATCGCTTCAGGCGCGATCCCGGTTTTCGTACCCAGGTAGACCACCGCATCCGGTTCTGCTTCGAGGATGTAATAACTCTCATCCTGGGTATAGTGCATTCCAAATTGCTGCTGGATGTATTCGGTAACCGGGTGAACCTGAAAACTCAAATTCTGACCGCCAATGGTGTCAAGAAAGTCAAAGCGAATCGGGAATTCCGCGCCAAAGCGAGCATGAACTTTCTCGCCAAGCAGGGCGCGGGGATAAGTCAGCACCAGGTCCTGAGAGGGGATCTCGATCCGCACATGACCAAAACGCAGTAACAGGCTGTTTTCCTCGGGCACGCAATCAAAACACCACGCGTAATTGGGCGCTGAGGGATCGAGATCGAATTGTTGTTTCATCCACTGTCCGCCCCAGATGCCCGGATCAAAGAAGGGGGCGACGCGAAACGGTTGTGTGGTGGTTTGCTGTAACCCGGCACGTAGCGCATCGCCGCTGACCATCGCTGGCGCGCCTGCGACCGTGGTATCAAGCAAGTAATCTGCACGTTTAATCAGCGGCGTTTTGTGTCGGTCAAAGACCCGCCATTCAATAAAAAAGGCGCGTTTATAGCGACGAAGAATATCTTCATCTTCGTTATCCGCTCCCCAGTTCCCCAGACCATCATGGCGCATTCGCTGTTGGATCTCCCAGCGCGGGAGATCGGCATACACCAGCACATCGCCGGGGTGCGCCAGAGCCGCGCCTGACCCATAGACAATCACCAGACCATTGGGGGTTGCATCAATCTGTTGGCGTAACAGGTTGAGCTTGTCGGTATCAAAAAACTCCTCAAGATGGTGACAGGAGAGAACGCCAAATACGCGGTCATCGGTCAGATTACGCGCCAGCAAATCATGCAGTGCCTGTTCATCACGGCGTGCGGATTCGATATTGACCACTAAGGCGGCGTTAAACGTTGCGAGGAGATGTTGTTCCAGTTCATCCAGTCGCACGCCCGGATAGCAATCGACAATCAGTATGGTTTTCGATGATTCGCAAACCCGGGCGTTCAGCACAGAATGGACCGACGCCCAGCCTTGCCAGGCCTCGTCGTCATAGCCCTGAACATGAACCTCAGGGAATTTATTATAGGTTGTACGCATTTTCCGTCTCCGTATTGGCTAATTAAAGATTAATCGATTAACCTTATTTTCATAGAGTGGTTAACGCGATTAACCCGCCATAATCAGAAACCAGGGCGGTGAAAAGCGCACCAGCGTGATGAAAATCACACGTGTTGGGACAATATTGAGGTTATTCGATTAACCTTCGAGAAAAACAGGAGAAGTCATGACAACCATTACCCTGGCGCAGGTTGCGGAGCGCGCGGGCGTCTCCACGGCGACCGTGTCGATGGTGCTGCGCAATCGGGGGCGAATTTCACAGGCAACGCGCGAACGCGTGCTAAAAGCGCTGGATGATTCTGGCTATGTCTATAACCAGACCGCCGCGAATTTGCGTAATCGCAGCAGTAATCAGGTTGGGCTCTTGCTGCATGATATTACCAACCCGTTTTATGGCGAGATGACGGCGGGGCTCAGTCATGAGATGGAACGGCACGATCTGCTGCTGTTTCTGGCGAACAGCGAAGAGTCAGGTGAGCGCCAGCAAAAGTTTGTGGATTCGCTGATGCGCAATAACGCCTGTGGCATGGTGCTCTGCGCGGCGCGGGAAACGCCGACCTCGTTTTTTGAAGCGTTAAAACGGCGCAATATTCCCGCCATCATGGTCGTTCGCCCACTCAGCGATCCGGATTTTGATTTTGTCGGAACCGATAACTTTCTCGGGACGCAGATGGCAACGACTCATTTAGTCAAAATGGGGCATAAAAATATCGCCTTCATCGGCGGCAGTCCAAATTCAGGAAGTCGGGCGCAACGTATTGGCGGATTTACCAGCACGCTACTGGAACATGGCATCTCACCGAATCCGCAGTGGATCGTTGCCGCAGAGGCCAGTCAGATTGATGGCGCGAAAGTGGCGGAGTCTCTGCTTGCGCACCATCCGCACATTACCGCCGCCGTGTGTTATCAGGACATTGTGGCGTTGGGGGTGATGCAGGCGCTACGTAAAATGGGGCGTGAACCTGGGCGTGACTTTGCATTAGTCGGGTTCGATGATATTACCGAAGCGGCGTTGGTTCAGCCTGCGCTCACGACCGTATCGGTGGCGGCAAAAGAGATTGGTCGTAAGGCGGGAGAGTTACTTTATAGTCGTATTCAGGGAAACGATGAGCCGGCGAAACGCATTATTCTGCCGCCGGCGCTGGTGGTCAGAGAATCATGTGGTTTTCGCTGATTGTCATGCTTTTTACTGATATCTCTCTGTGTTTATCATTAAATTCTAATTATCGACGTTTTTGGCTAGCGGCATGACGATGTGCTGGGTAATCTGAAAACGATTTACATCATTTTAACGTAAGAGAATAACTATGCATGATGCACAGGTCCGTGTCGCAATAGCGGGCGCGGGTGGCCGTATGGGCCGCCAGTTAATTCAGGCAGCGCTACAGATGGAAGGCGTTGCGCTTGGTGCGGCGCTTGAGCGCGAGGGGTCGTCACTGCTGGGTAGCGACGCCGGAGAACTGGCGGGCGTCGGGAAGACAGGCGTTACCGTGCAAAGTAGCCTTGAGGCGGTAAAAGAGGATTTCGATGTGTTTATCGATTTTACTCGCCCGGAAGGCACGCTGAATCATCTGGCGTTTTGTCGCCAGCATGGCAAAGGGATGGTCATTGGCACCACCGGTTTTGACGATGCGGGAAAACAGGCGATTCGCGACGCCGCCCAGGAAATTGGCATTGTCTTCGCGGCGAACTTTAGCGTTGGCGTCAACGTGATGCTCAAGCTGCTGGAAAAGGCGGCGAAGGTGATGGGTGACTACACCGACATCGAAATCATTGAAGCGCACCACCGCCATAAAGTGGATGCGCCGTCAGGCACCGCGCTGGCGATGGGCGAGGCGATTGCCCATGCGCTGGATAAAGACCTGAAAGAATGCGCTGTCTACAGTCGTGAAGGCTACACCGGCGAACGTGTACCGGGAACGATTGGCTTTGCCACCGTTCGCGCCGGGGACATCGTGGGTGAACATACCGCCATGTTTGCAGATATCGGCGAGCGCGTCGAAATTACCCACAAAGCGTCCAGCCGCATGACTTTTGCCAATGGCGCCGTCAGATCGGCACTTTGGGTGAGTGCAAAGCAAAATGGTCTTTTTGATATGCGAGATGTACTTGATCTCAACAATTTATAGTCAGTTATTACCTTTCGTGATGTGGTTATTGTAATCTCAATGCATTGATTACATAGGGCAATATTTTTATTGCCCTTTTATTTTCTCTGTTTAAGCTGATTATCAGCGTTAATGGCAATAAAATTCATCTTTTCTTTCTGTTTTACGTTGCCTGAATGTAAATTTTGACCATGTGGTCCACTTTTTAAAGGCCTAAGACTGTTTTTCACGCATAATGGTGCACGCAAGCGTTTTCCTGCCAGGGTTAGGTGATCTTTTTGCCTGTTAAATCCAATGAATTCATCCTGGGTCGCAAAAGAATAGTAAAAATACCGCCTTTAAGTTGACTTTTGCCCGCCTTATCTCCAGAATGCCGCCGTTTGCCAGAAATCCGCGGGTAAGCAAATTTGCATTGATCCATGCTACGAAAATGCATTAATATGCAAATAAAGTGAGTGAATATTCTCTGGAGGGTGTTTTGATTAAGTCAGCGCTATTGGTTCTGGAAGACGGAACCCAGTTTCACGGTCGGGCCATAGGGGCAACAGGTTCGGCGGTTGGGGAAGTCGTTTTCAATACTTCAATGACCGGTTATCAAGAAATCCTCACTGATCCTTCCTATTCCCGCCAAATCGTTACTCTTACTTATCCCCATATTGGTAATGTCGGCACCAATGCCGCCGATGAAGAATCCTCCCAGGTCCATGCGCAAGGCCTCGTCATTCGTGACCTGCCGCTGATTGCCAGCAACTTCCGCAATACCGAAGACCTCTCTTCTTACCTGAAACGCCATAACATCGTGGCGATTGCCGATATCGATACTCGTAAGCTGACGCGTCTGCTGCGTGAGAAAGGGGCGCAGAACGGTTGCATCATCGCGGGCGATAACCTGGATGCTGCGCTGGCGCTGGAAAAAGCGAAAGCGTTCCCGGGCCTGAACGGAATGGATCTGGCGAAAGAAGTGACCACCACGGAGTCTTACAGCTGGACGCAGGGGAGCTGGACGCTGGCCGATGACCTGCCGGAAGCGAAGACAGAAGGCGAACTGCCTTTCCACGTTGTCGCCTACGATTTTGGCGCCAAGCGCAACATCCTGCGTATGCTGGTGGACAGAGGCTGTCGCCTGACGGTCGTTCCGGCAAAAACACCTGCCGATGAAGTAGTAAAGATGAATCCGGACGGGATCTTCCTCTCCAACGGTCCTGGTGACCCGGCGCCGTGCGATTACGCCATCGACGCGATTCAGACATTCCTCGAGACCGATATTCCGGTGTTCGGCATCTGCTTAGGCCATCAGTTGCTGGCACTGGCGAGCGGGGCGAAAACCGTGAAGATGAAATTCGGCCACCACGGCGGTAACCATCCGGTCAAAGATATCGATAACAATACCGTGATGATTACGGCGCAGAACCACGGCTTTGCGGTGGATGAAGCCTCCATGCCGGCGTGTCTTCGCGTCACTCACAAGTCGCTGTTCGATGGCACCCTGCAAGGGATTCATCGCACCGATAAACCGGCGTTCAGCTTCCAGGGTCACCCGGAAGCGAGCCCGGGGCCTCACGATGCCGCGCCGTTGTTCGACCACTTTATCGAGTTAATTGAGCTTTACCGTCAGTCCGCGAAATAATCAGGAGTTAAGAGAGCCATGCCAAAACGTACAGACATAAAAAGTATCCTGATTCTGGGCGCGGGTCCGATCGTTATCGGTCAGGCGTGTGAGTTTGACTACTCCGGCGCGCAGGCGTGTAAGGCGCTGCGT from Citrobacter amalonaticus Y19 includes:
- a CDS encoding PTS mannose/fructose/sorbose/N-acetylgalactosamine transporter subunit IIC — translated: MIIEAMLIGILCYLGALSSPWLLGLTGGWYLITRPLISGTLVGIILGDMKTGIMIGVAVQAVYIAMVTPGGSMPADLNFVAYPAIALGILSGKGPEVAVALAATIGIAGTILFNAMMVLNSFWNHRADTALERGDERGIYLNSAIWPQVTNFVLRFVPTFIAVYFGAQYISGFMDSLPKIVLSTMNVLGGILPAVGIAILLKQIIKNYTMLIYFLVGFVCIVFLKLNMVALVIVGSLLALIHYNYKPEPPQATNATAVTRDDEDEF
- a CDS encoding PTS system mannose/fructose/N-acetylgalactosamine-transporter subunit IIB, producing MSISFVRIDDRVIHGQLVTRWAKELPCDGIVAIDDAVAADPLLSSVMKGAVQDTKVWLFDTATAIEKLPKVIASEKRYFVIGKSPVTLMRIEEAGISLRNANGKINVGPMSARADTTTIGPNQSVNAHEIAAFDWLTQHGHQVEFRLVPDASCYSWQDARQKLK
- a CDS encoding PTS sugar transporter subunit IIA, which encodes MIHIIVASHGPLADALLASGQMVYGELPHVYAVTLSEEAGIEGFKVRFCEVLANAGQHADGVLVLCDMQSGTPWNVACQHAFSPQTVPPIAVVAGVNLPMLLLSEEISPFTDVHAAAETLLALTAPTLTKAAPVYSVQSDDF
- a CDS encoding class I mannose-6-phosphate isomerase codes for the protein MRTTYNKFPEVHVQGYDDEAWQGWASVHSVLNARVCESSKTILIVDCYPGVRLDELEQHLLATFNAALVVNIESARRDEQALHDLLARNLTDDRVFGVLSCHHLEEFFDTDKLNLLRQQIDATPNGLVIVYGSGAALAHPGDVLVYADLPRWEIQQRMRHDGLGNWGADNEDEDILRRYKRAFFIEWRVFDRHKTPLIKRADYLLDTTVAGAPAMVSGDALRAGLQQTTTQPFRVAPFFDPGIWGGQWMKQQFDLDPSAPNYAWCFDCVPEENSLLLRFGHVRIEIPSQDLVLTYPRALLGEKVHARFGAEFPIRFDFLDTIGGQNLSFQVHPVTEYIQQQFGMHYTQDESYYILEAEPDAVVYLGTKTGIAPEAMLDDLRAAGRGEKAFDDERFVNRIPARKHDHFLIPAGTVHCSGAGTMVLEISATPYIFTFKLWDWGRLGLDGLPRPVHLDHGQQVIDWQRDTQWVNNNLINRIEPIAEGDGWREERTGMHEREFIETRRHWFTTPVTHHTHGGVNVLNLVEGAQAVVDSPSGAFAPFIVHYAETFIIPAAVGEYRISPSGDSVGQQLATIKAWVRG
- a CDS encoding LacI family DNA-binding transcriptional regulator, which gives rise to MTTITLAQVAERAGVSTATVSMVLRNRGRISQATRERVLKALDDSGYVYNQTAANLRNRSSNQVGLLLHDITNPFYGEMTAGLSHEMERHDLLLFLANSEESGERQQKFVDSLMRNNACGMVLCAARETPTSFFEALKRRNIPAIMVVRPLSDPDFDFVGTDNFLGTQMATTHLVKMGHKNIAFIGGSPNSGSRAQRIGGFTSTLLEHGISPNPQWIVAAEASQIDGAKVAESLLAHHPHITAAVCYQDIVALGVMQALRKMGREPGRDFALVGFDDITEAALVQPALTTVSVAAKEIGRKAGELLYSRIQGNDEPAKRIILPPALVVRESCGFR
- the dapB gene encoding 4-hydroxy-tetrahydrodipicolinate reductase produces the protein MHDAQVRVAIAGAGGRMGRQLIQAALQMEGVALGAALEREGSSLLGSDAGELAGVGKTGVTVQSSLEAVKEDFDVFIDFTRPEGTLNHLAFCRQHGKGMVIGTTGFDDAGKQAIRDAAQEIGIVFAANFSVGVNVMLKLLEKAAKVMGDYTDIEIIEAHHRHKVDAPSGTALAMGEAIAHALDKDLKECAVYSREGYTGERVPGTIGFATVRAGDIVGEHTAMFADIGERVEITHKASSRMTFANGAVRSALWVSAKQNGLFDMRDVLDLNNL